The following proteins are encoded in a genomic region of Catellatospora sp. TT07R-123:
- a CDS encoding PD-(D/E)XK nuclease family protein → MTEQPVSETTSPRPLPSLSPSRAADFKTCPLLYRFRSIDRIPEQPTAEQARGTLVHAVLEKLFDSPAADRTREIADELVTPQWERLVGEQPELGALFDGTERTREEFLASAQELLGGYFAVEDPRRLEPAERETLIEAVLGEAGEEQLLIRGYIDRLDVAPGGQLRVVDYKTGGSPREAFESRALFQLKFYALVLWRTRGTVPKVLRLMYLKDAEICDYTPDAEELTRFERTLFALYRAIETATVAQDFRPKPSKLCNWCAHQSRCPEFGGTLPPFPQQVTAATIDARQRRLEGTR, encoded by the coding sequence ATGACCGAGCAGCCGGTGTCGGAGACGACCTCGCCCCGCCCCCTTCCGTCGCTGTCCCCCTCCCGAGCCGCCGACTTCAAGACCTGCCCCCTGCTGTACCGGTTCCGCAGCATCGACCGCATCCCCGAGCAGCCCACCGCCGAGCAGGCGCGCGGCACGCTGGTGCACGCGGTGCTGGAGAAACTGTTCGACTCCCCCGCCGCCGACCGGACGCGGGAGATCGCCGACGAGCTGGTCACCCCGCAGTGGGAGCGGCTGGTCGGCGAGCAGCCGGAGCTGGGCGCCCTGTTCGACGGCACCGAGCGGACCCGCGAGGAGTTCCTGGCCTCGGCGCAGGAGCTGCTCGGCGGCTATTTCGCGGTGGAGGACCCGCGCCGGCTGGAGCCCGCCGAGCGGGAGACGCTGATCGAGGCGGTCCTGGGCGAGGCGGGCGAGGAGCAGCTGCTGATCCGCGGCTACATCGACCGGCTGGACGTGGCGCCGGGCGGGCAGCTGCGGGTGGTCGACTACAAGACCGGCGGCTCGCCCCGGGAGGCGTTCGAGTCGCGGGCGCTGTTCCAGCTCAAGTTCTACGCGCTGGTGCTGTGGCGCACGCGCGGCACGGTGCCGAAGGTGCTGCGCCTGATGTACCTCAAGGACGCCGAGATCTGCGACTACACCCCCGACGCCGAGGAGCTGACCCGCTTCGAGCGCACCCTGTTCGCGCTGTACCGGGCGATCGAGACCGCGACGGTGGCGCAGGACTTCCGGCCCAAGCCGAGCAAGCTGTGCAACTGGTGCGCGCACCAGTCCCGGTGCCCGGAGTTCGGGGGCACGCTGCCGCCGTTCCCGCAGCAGGTCACTGCGGCCACCATCGACGCACGCCAGCGCCGCCTTGAGGGGACCAGGTAG
- a CDS encoding sensor histidine kinase — protein sequence MPLPSHLLISLDSVRRWLRSDWWTPLRADTALAAGLFVGQVLLMRAEPSWSGHTGGWLTVWTAVTLLPVVLRRRWLWGAVGFLLLTQVAGWFNPLVWTGQGVTLWVLAYTLAAYERWWRAVAGSLLLWTANDLVFVYAHGAGYLEDKAGGELISLSAGLVVNAVAMVITFLIGRTVRARREASAALAERAAVAEAGRQAHAEQAVAEERRRIARELHDVVAHHVSVIGVMSTAARRMLHRDPAAADEALTTIEQTSRTTLRELRRLLFVLRAEGAAEPDEAGLTPQPGLAGLPLLVEQVCEAGLPTALRADGLPTDLDPGVGLTAYRIVQEALTNALKHAGPCRAEARVAVDGCRLTIEVFDTGRGPRTRTLTADGIAAPGHGLLGMRERVAVYGGTLRTGPRPGGGFRVYAVIPLEQTGPALAAALDTGVEVPR from the coding sequence GTGCCCCTCCCCTCCCACCTGCTGATTTCCCTCGACAGCGTCCGGCGCTGGCTCAGGTCCGACTGGTGGACGCCGCTGCGCGCCGACACGGCGCTGGCGGCGGGGCTGTTCGTCGGCCAGGTGCTGCTCATGCGGGCCGAGCCGTCCTGGAGCGGGCACACCGGCGGCTGGCTGACGGTGTGGACCGCGGTGACGCTGCTGCCGGTGGTGCTGCGGCGCCGGTGGCTGTGGGGTGCGGTCGGGTTCCTGCTGCTGACGCAGGTGGCGGGCTGGTTCAACCCGCTGGTGTGGACCGGGCAGGGCGTCACCCTGTGGGTGCTGGCGTACACGCTGGCGGCGTACGAGCGCTGGTGGCGCGCGGTCGCGGGCAGCCTGCTGCTGTGGACCGCCAACGACCTCGTCTTCGTCTACGCCCACGGCGCGGGCTACCTCGAGGACAAGGCCGGCGGCGAGCTGATCTCGCTGTCGGCCGGGCTGGTCGTGAACGCGGTCGCCATGGTGATCACGTTCCTGATCGGGCGCACCGTGCGGGCCCGGCGCGAGGCGTCGGCGGCACTGGCCGAGCGGGCCGCGGTCGCCGAGGCGGGACGGCAGGCCCACGCCGAGCAGGCCGTCGCCGAGGAGCGCCGCCGCATCGCCCGCGAGCTGCATGACGTGGTGGCGCACCACGTCAGCGTGATCGGGGTGATGTCGACAGCCGCGCGCCGGATGCTGCACCGCGACCCGGCCGCCGCCGACGAGGCGCTGACCACGATCGAGCAGACCTCCCGCACCACGCTGCGGGAGCTGCGGCGGCTGCTGTTCGTGCTGCGGGCCGAGGGCGCCGCCGAGCCGGACGAGGCGGGCCTTACCCCGCAGCCGGGGCTGGCCGGGCTGCCCCTGCTGGTGGAGCAGGTGTGCGAGGCGGGGCTGCCGACCGCGCTGCGCGCCGACGGGCTGCCCACGGACCTGGACCCGGGCGTGGGGCTGACGGCCTACCGGATCGTGCAGGAGGCGCTGACCAACGCGCTCAAGCACGCCGGGCCGTGCCGGGCCGAGGCCAGGGTGGCCGTGGACGGCTGCCGTCTCACGATCGAGGTGTTCGACACGGGCCGGGGGCCGCGTACGCGTACCCTCACCGCAGACGGGATCGCGGCGCCGGGGCACGGCCTGCTCGGCATGCGCGAGCGGGTCGCCGTGTACGGCGGCACCCTGCGCACCGGCCCCCGCCCCGGCGGCGGGTTCCGGGTGTACGCGGTGATCCCGCTGGAGCAGACCGGCCCCGCCCTGGCGGCGGCCCTCGACACGGGCGTGGAGGTGCCGCGGTGA
- a CDS encoding response regulator transcription factor — MKPIRVLLADDQPLLRSGFRMVLGAESDLDIVGEAADGAEAVELARRLLPDVVLMDVRMPRRDGVAATRDIVAAKLPVRVLILTTFDLDDYVVGALRAGASGFLAKDVPAEELVAAIRTVAAGEAVVAPRILRRLLDRFADLLPDPDVTVPDALAPLTEREREVLVQVARGLSNAEIAKVLTVSETTVKTHVGHLLTKLGLRDRVQAVVLAYETGLVRPGSGRP, encoded by the coding sequence GTGAAGCCCATCCGGGTGCTGCTCGCCGACGACCAGCCGCTGCTGCGCAGCGGGTTCCGGATGGTGCTGGGCGCCGAGAGCGACCTCGACATCGTCGGCGAGGCCGCCGACGGCGCCGAGGCCGTCGAGCTGGCCCGGCGGCTGCTGCCGGACGTGGTGCTGATGGACGTGCGGATGCCGCGCCGCGACGGGGTGGCCGCCACCCGCGACATCGTGGCGGCCAAGCTGCCGGTCCGGGTGCTGATCCTGACCACGTTCGACCTCGACGACTACGTGGTGGGCGCGCTGCGGGCCGGGGCCAGCGGGTTCCTGGCCAAGGACGTGCCCGCCGAGGAGCTGGTCGCGGCGATCCGGACGGTGGCGGCGGGCGAGGCGGTGGTCGCGCCGCGCATCCTGCGGCGGCTGCTGGACCGGTTCGCCGACCTGCTGCCCGACCCGGACGTGACCGTGCCGGACGCGCTGGCGCCGCTGACCGAGCGCGAGCGCGAGGTGCTGGTGCAGGTGGCCCGGGGACTGTCCAACGCCGAGATCGCCAAGGTGCTGACGGTCAGCGAGACCACGGTGAAGACGCACGTCGGGCACCTGCTGACCAAGCTGGGGCTGCGCGACCGGGTGCAGGCGGTGGTGCTGGCGTACGAGACGGGACTGGTGCGCCCCGGGTCGGGCCGGCCGTAG
- a CDS encoding ABC transporter ATP-binding protein, with product MTSPLTDRTAGAAAAAVDLWKVYGSGEAQVLALRGVSCALERGRFTAIMGPSGSGKSTLMHCLAGLDSVTRGQVSIGETVVTGLSDKGLTKLRRDKVGFIFQQFNLLPTLTAEENILLPLAIAGRKPDPAWYDTVIDTVGLRDRLKHRPSQLSGGQQQRVACARALVGRPEVVFADEPTGNLDSRSGAEVLAFLRRSVTEYGQTIVMVTHDANAASYADRVVFLADGQIVDELVSPTADAVLDRIKRLDTAAATAGATE from the coding sequence ATGACTTCACCCCTGACCGACCGGACCGCGGGCGCCGCCGCCGCCGCGGTCGACCTGTGGAAGGTGTACGGCTCCGGCGAGGCGCAGGTGCTCGCCCTGCGCGGCGTGAGCTGCGCGCTGGAGCGCGGCCGCTTCACCGCGATCATGGGCCCGTCCGGCTCCGGCAAGTCCACCCTGATGCACTGCCTGGCCGGGCTCGACAGCGTCACCCGCGGGCAGGTGTCGATCGGCGAGACCGTGGTGACCGGCCTGTCCGACAAGGGCCTGACGAAGCTGCGCCGTGACAAGGTCGGCTTCATCTTCCAGCAGTTCAACCTGCTGCCGACGCTGACGGCGGAGGAGAACATCCTGCTGCCGCTGGCCATCGCGGGCCGCAAACCCGACCCGGCCTGGTACGACACCGTCATCGACACCGTCGGCCTGCGCGACCGCCTCAAGCACCGGCCCAGCCAGCTCTCCGGCGGCCAGCAGCAGCGCGTCGCCTGCGCCCGCGCCCTGGTCGGCCGCCCCGAGGTCGTCTTCGCCGACGAGCCGACGGGCAACCTGGACAGCCGCTCCGGTGCCGAGGTGCTCGCCTTCCTGCGCCGCAGCGTCACCGAATACGGCCAGACCATCGTGATGGTCACCCACGACGCCAACGCCGCCTCGTACGCCGACCGCGTGGTCTTCCTGGCCGACGGGCAGATCGTCGACGAGCTCGTCTCGCCCACCGCCGACGCGGTGCTGGACCGGATCAAGCGGCTGGACACCGCCGCCGCGACCGCCGGAGCCACCGAATGA
- a CDS encoding ABC transporter permease: MIKASLRGLLQRKLRLSLAVFAIVLSVGFLSAILVLSGTLNAQFTTLFSTINQNVAVQVQAEEPGARAPRLTAEQVRDLAATEGVSASSPEVSAEGVVPYRATDDVPVSTDVALGFGVDGRDDPLGLVALREGAWPTGADEVAVSARTAEQAKVKLGDRLKVYLPVLNEPRTFRVVGVVGFAGGRDSLAGETMVLFQEAFAQQTFYGQTGVYAGVSFAAADGVSQTQLRDRIRAKLPAGFTAKTADEANDEQAKAVSTQFDFFTYILIGFAVLAGLVGVFLIYNTFNIIVAQRTRELALLRAMGAGWGQVAASVLLEALVVSAVGATLGLAAGIGLGYWGEAALAAQIEMDPVPVVISPLTVLLAYALGIVVTMVAAFIPAIRASSVPPVAAMRDVVRPDRSLLALSLTGAAFALPGAALVLLGALADLGGAGFLVLLGGAVLLLLGALLLAPLLARPVIRALGAVLGRGQAGRLGVRNALRNPRRTAVTAVALTVGVMMVGTAATVIESFKSSLTDALGESVGVEVLIQAQLNAAPDGTQGFDPKALDRVRAIPGVKEASAWHFDAVDVTVAGQPQFVFATDVGQATQMFSMKTVSGSLRTLGAQELVLDENTAKALGLSAGGQTMVRLGPVERQYTVVAVYETTPVIQGILIGEPAVADFGGPLAFQGLVSLNEGVDAGPVVTRIEQIMKDYPGVRVGDRQSYIEQSTSQLDGLLAGIQILLFVSLLIAVLGILNTLMLSVTERTREIGLVRAIGLSRGGVVAMVNVESILMAVFGVALGLALGVGIGAALTQALIRIKFATAITIPWTQLVAYLVVAVLAGMLAAILPARRAARLNVLDAIAYE; the protein is encoded by the coding sequence ATGATCAAGGCAAGCCTGCGCGGGCTGCTACAGCGCAAGCTGCGCCTGTCGCTCGCCGTCTTCGCGATCGTGCTGTCGGTCGGCTTCCTGTCGGCGATCCTGGTGCTGTCGGGCACCCTGAACGCGCAGTTCACGACCCTGTTCAGCACGATCAACCAGAACGTCGCGGTGCAGGTGCAGGCCGAGGAGCCCGGCGCGAGAGCACCCCGGCTGACCGCGGAACAGGTACGGGACCTGGCCGCCACCGAGGGTGTCAGCGCGTCCTCGCCCGAGGTCAGCGCCGAGGGCGTGGTGCCGTACCGGGCCACCGACGACGTCCCGGTCAGCACCGACGTGGCGCTGGGCTTCGGCGTCGACGGCCGGGACGACCCGCTCGGGCTGGTGGCGCTGCGCGAGGGCGCCTGGCCGACCGGCGCCGACGAGGTCGCCGTGAGCGCCCGCACCGCCGAGCAGGCGAAGGTGAAGCTCGGTGACCGGCTCAAGGTGTACCTGCCGGTGCTCAACGAGCCGCGCACCTTCCGCGTGGTCGGCGTCGTCGGGTTCGCCGGGGGCCGCGACTCGCTGGCGGGCGAGACGATGGTGCTGTTCCAGGAGGCGTTCGCGCAGCAGACGTTCTACGGGCAGACCGGGGTGTACGCGGGCGTCTCGTTCGCGGCCGCCGACGGGGTCAGCCAGACGCAGCTGCGCGACCGGATCAGGGCGAAACTGCCGGCCGGGTTCACCGCCAAGACCGCCGACGAGGCCAACGACGAGCAGGCTAAGGCGGTCAGCACCCAGTTCGACTTCTTCACGTACATCCTGATCGGCTTCGCGGTGCTCGCGGGGCTGGTCGGGGTCTTCCTGATCTACAACACCTTCAACATCATCGTGGCGCAGCGCACCCGCGAGCTGGCGCTGCTGCGCGCGATGGGCGCCGGCTGGGGCCAGGTCGCCGCGTCGGTGCTGCTGGAGGCGCTGGTGGTCAGCGCGGTCGGGGCCACGCTGGGCCTGGCCGCGGGCATCGGGCTGGGCTACTGGGGTGAGGCCGCGCTGGCCGCGCAGATCGAGATGGACCCGGTGCCGGTGGTCATCTCGCCGCTGACGGTGCTGCTGGCGTACGCGCTGGGCATCGTCGTGACGATGGTGGCCGCGTTCATCCCCGCGATCAGGGCGTCGTCGGTGCCGCCGGTGGCCGCGATGCGCGACGTGGTCCGGCCCGACCGGTCGCTGCTGGCGCTGTCGCTCACCGGTGCGGCGTTCGCGCTGCCCGGGGCGGCGCTGGTGCTGCTGGGCGCACTCGCCGACCTGGGCGGCGCCGGGTTCCTGGTGCTGCTGGGCGGGGCGGTGCTGCTCCTGCTCGGCGCGCTGCTGCTGGCCCCGCTGCTGGCCCGCCCGGTGATCCGGGCCCTGGGCGCGGTGCTGGGCCGGGGCCAGGCGGGGCGGCTCGGCGTACGCAACGCGCTGCGCAACCCGCGACGCACCGCCGTCACCGCCGTCGCGCTGACCGTCGGCGTGATGATGGTCGGCACCGCCGCGACCGTGATCGAGTCGTTCAAGAGCAGCCTGACCGACGCCCTCGGCGAGAGCGTCGGCGTGGAGGTGCTGATCCAGGCGCAGCTCAACGCCGCCCCGGACGGCACCCAGGGCTTCGACCCGAAGGCGCTGGACCGCGTACGCGCGATCCCGGGCGTCAAGGAGGCCTCGGCGTGGCACTTCGACGCCGTGGACGTCACCGTCGCCGGGCAGCCGCAGTTCGTCTTCGCCACCGACGTCGGCCAGGCGACCCAGATGTTCTCGATGAAGACCGTCTCCGGCAGCCTGCGCACCCTCGGCGCGCAGGAGCTGGTGCTGGACGAGAACACGGCCAAGGCGCTGGGACTGTCCGCGGGCGGGCAGACGATGGTACGGCTCGGGCCGGTGGAGCGGCAGTACACGGTCGTGGCCGTGTACGAGACCACCCCGGTGATCCAGGGCATCCTGATCGGCGAACCCGCGGTGGCCGACTTCGGCGGCCCGCTGGCGTTCCAGGGCCTGGTCTCGCTGAACGAGGGCGTGGACGCCGGGCCCGTGGTGACCCGGATCGAGCAGATCATGAAGGACTACCCGGGCGTGCGCGTCGGCGACCGCCAGTCCTACATCGAGCAGTCCACCTCCCAGCTGGACGGCCTGCTGGCCGGCATCCAGATCCTGCTGTTCGTGTCGCTGCTCATCGCGGTGCTGGGCATCCTCAACACGCTGATGCTCAGCGTCACCGAGCGCACCCGTGAGATCGGCCTGGTCCGCGCGATCGGGCTGAGCCGCGGCGGGGTGGTCGCGATGGTCAACGTCGAGTCGATCCTGATGGCCGTCTTCGGGGTCGCCCTGGGTCTGGCCCTCGGGGTCGGCATCGGGGCGGCCCTGACCCAGGCGCTGATCCGGATCAAGTTCGCCACGGCGATCACGATCCCGTGGACCCAGCTGGTCGCGTACCTGGTCGTCGCGGTGCTGGCGGGCATGCTCGCCGCGATCCTGCCCGCGCGGCGGGCGGCGCGGCTGAACGTGCTGGACGCGATCGCGTACGAGTAG
- a CDS encoding ABC transporter permease, whose translation MLRASLKSLFSRKLRLTLSVLAVVLGVMFVSGSFVLTDALGRSFDNMFSSSMASTDVLVTAKPAIDVSELAGESVPGLLTTADRDKVAGVAGAAQVIGDVQADGARVVGADGKVVTSYGPPRFGENWTGETGGLELREGRAPAADDEIAVNVLLAELGKLKVGDRVGVLTTQPKQTFTLVGVFGYEGGLPSRGPVQEVRFTEPVAQRLMLGTAGAYTSISVTATPGTDPAALRDAIRARLGDGYTVQTGAEAAAAIASGFKEALSFFNKILLGFAGVALFVGSFLILNTFSIIVAERTRDLALQRALGASRRQVVRAMLVESLVIGFIASVVGLAAGVGVGALLANLAADMNNLVLAGIGVPLAAVLGAFGVGMIVTLIAALLPAVRASRVPPIAALQETATPDRPLTRLTVSGSALVAVGAGLITWGMAVDGDAVTWLLLGGVLSAFVGVALLSPALAKPTVSLLGRLFSWSVPGRLGRLNSGRNPRRTAITAAALMVGVALITGVNTMLTSADKSLRGNAAESFQADLIISGQESPGVLPTFDAALLPGMQQLPGVTSVAAEYNDQAVINGGPSWATAVTDLPAVARDLSLATVAGSLAQPGPGEVVIDDEIAKETGLSVGDTVSVRPTRGEQSDYRITGVYKRVEFYGGYVFGTGIAAQMRSQQPSFAYVTLAPGADERAVRDGLAALLADSPEMLVENQQEYLDRQLGDGAQLLLMIQVLLGLAIVIAVLGVINTLAMSVLERTREIGLLRAIGLSRAATMRMVTVEAVVITVFGALLGLVVGAGLGATMVRGLADEGLKELAFPWGQMGAYLALGVVVGVLAAVLPAISAARINVLKAIAHD comes from the coding sequence ATGCTGCGCGCCTCACTCAAGAGCCTGTTCTCCCGCAAGCTCCGGCTGACCCTGTCGGTGCTCGCGGTGGTCCTGGGCGTGATGTTCGTGTCCGGCTCGTTCGTGCTCACCGACGCGCTGGGCCGCTCCTTCGACAACATGTTCTCCTCGTCGATGGCCTCGACCGACGTGCTGGTCACCGCCAAGCCCGCCATCGACGTGTCGGAGCTGGCGGGTGAGTCCGTGCCCGGCCTGCTCACCACCGCCGACCGCGACAAGGTCGCCGGGGTGGCGGGCGCGGCCCAGGTCATCGGCGACGTGCAGGCCGACGGGGCCCGGGTCGTCGGCGCCGACGGCAAGGTCGTCACCTCGTACGGGCCGCCGCGCTTCGGCGAGAACTGGACCGGCGAGACCGGCGGCCTGGAACTGCGCGAGGGCCGGGCCCCGGCCGCCGACGACGAGATCGCGGTGAACGTGCTGCTGGCCGAGCTGGGCAAGCTCAAGGTCGGCGACCGGGTCGGCGTGCTGACCACCCAGCCGAAGCAGACGTTCACGCTGGTGGGCGTCTTCGGTTACGAGGGCGGGCTGCCCAGCCGCGGACCGGTGCAGGAGGTGCGGTTCACCGAGCCGGTGGCGCAGCGGCTGATGCTGGGCACGGCCGGGGCGTACACGAGCATCAGCGTGACCGCCACGCCCGGCACCGACCCGGCCGCGCTGCGCGACGCCATCAGGGCGCGGCTCGGCGACGGGTACACGGTGCAGACCGGTGCAGAGGCCGCCGCCGCGATCGCGAGCGGCTTCAAGGAGGCGTTGTCCTTCTTCAACAAGATCCTGCTCGGCTTCGCCGGGGTGGCCCTGTTCGTCGGCAGCTTCCTGATCCTCAACACGTTCTCGATCATCGTGGCGGAGCGGACCAGGGACCTGGCCCTCCAGCGCGCCCTGGGCGCCAGCCGCCGCCAGGTCGTACGGGCGATGCTGGTCGAGTCGCTGGTGATCGGCTTCATCGCCTCGGTGGTCGGCCTGGCCGCGGGCGTCGGGGTCGGGGCGCTGCTGGCGAACCTGGCGGCGGACATGAACAACCTGGTCCTGGCCGGGATCGGCGTGCCGCTCGCGGCGGTGCTCGGCGCGTTCGGGGTCGGCATGATCGTCACCCTGATCGCCGCGCTGCTGCCCGCGGTGCGCGCCTCGCGGGTGCCGCCGATCGCGGCCCTGCAGGAGACCGCCACCCCCGACCGGCCGCTGACCAGGCTCACCGTCTCCGGGTCCGCCCTGGTCGCGGTGGGCGCGGGCCTGATCACCTGGGGAATGGCCGTCGACGGCGACGCGGTGACGTGGCTGCTGCTCGGCGGGGTGCTCAGCGCGTTCGTCGGGGTCGCGCTGCTCAGCCCGGCGCTGGCCAAGCCGACCGTGTCGCTGCTGGGCCGCCTCTTCTCGTGGTCGGTGCCGGGCCGGCTGGGCCGGCTGAACTCGGGCCGCAACCCGCGGCGTACCGCGATCACCGCGGCCGCGCTGATGGTCGGCGTCGCTCTGATCACCGGCGTGAACACGATGCTGACCTCGGCCGACAAGTCGCTGCGCGGCAACGCCGCGGAGAGCTTCCAGGCTGATCTGATCATCTCCGGCCAGGAGAGCCCCGGCGTGCTGCCCACGTTCGACGCGGCGCTGCTGCCGGGCATGCAGCAGCTGCCGGGCGTGACGTCGGTCGCCGCCGAGTACAACGACCAGGCCGTGATCAACGGCGGGCCGAGCTGGGCCACCGCCGTCACCGATCTGCCCGCGGTCGCCCGGGACCTGTCCCTGGCCACGGTCGCCGGTTCGCTGGCGCAGCCGGGTCCGGGCGAGGTCGTGATCGACGACGAGATCGCGAAGGAGACCGGGTTGTCGGTCGGCGACACCGTCTCGGTCCGGCCGACGCGCGGCGAGCAGTCCGACTACCGCATCACCGGCGTCTACAAGCGGGTCGAGTTCTACGGCGGATACGTGTTCGGCACCGGCATCGCGGCGCAGATGCGCTCGCAGCAGCCGTCGTTCGCGTACGTCACGCTGGCCCCGGGCGCCGACGAGCGCGCGGTCCGCGACGGCCTGGCGGCGCTGCTGGCGGACAGCCCCGAGATGCTGGTGGAGAACCAGCAGGAGTACCTGGACCGGCAGCTCGGCGACGGCGCGCAACTGCTGCTGATGATCCAGGTGCTGCTGGGCCTGGCCATCGTCATCGCGGTGCTCGGCGTGATCAACACGCTGGCCATGTCGGTGCTGGAGCGCACCCGCGAGATCGGCCTGCTGCGGGCGATCGGCCTGAGCCGGGCCGCGACCATGCGGATGGTCACGGTCGAGGCCGTCGTGATCACGGTGTTCGGCGCGCTGCTGGGGCTGGTCGTCGGGGCGGGGCTCGGCGCGACGATGGTGCGCGGCCTGGCCGACGAGGGGCTGAAGGAACTGGCCTTCCCGTGGGGACAGATGGGGGCGTACCTGGCGCTGGGTGTGGTGGTCGGCGTGCTGGCGGCGGTCCTGCCGGCGATCAGCGCGGCGCGGATCAACGTGCTGAAGGCGATCGCCCACGACTGA
- a CDS encoding helix-turn-helix domain-containing protein, with protein sequence MTDDRISLDPRTLRGLAHPLRVRILQLLRDSGPSTATLLAQRLGLSSAATSYHLRQLSLYGFVTDETEQASGRERWWRAVHRGTTVDRVDPDSYGDFEIYLRAVAAEYAARMDRAISELPTRPADWANVGTLSDWTRQLDPAETEALLAELTEVIDRYRRAEPGSCAPEGTRRVQVQLQVLPVFDEVQQ encoded by the coding sequence GTGACCGACGACCGGATCTCCCTGGACCCGCGTACGCTGCGCGGCCTGGCCCACCCCCTGCGGGTGCGGATCCTGCAACTGCTGCGCGACAGCGGCCCCTCCACCGCCACCCTGCTGGCCCAGCGGCTCGGCCTGTCCAGCGCCGCCACCAGCTACCACCTGCGCCAGCTGTCGCTCTACGGCTTCGTCACCGACGAGACCGAGCAGGCCAGCGGCCGCGAGCGCTGGTGGCGCGCCGTGCACCGCGGCACCACCGTCGACCGGGTCGACCCCGACTCGTACGGCGACTTCGAGATCTACCTGCGCGCCGTCGCCGCCGAATACGCCGCGCGCATGGACCGCGCCATCAGCGAGCTGCCCACCCGCCCCGCCGACTGGGCGAACGTCGGCACCCTCAGCGACTGGACCCGGCAGCTCGACCCCGCCGAGACGGAGGCGTTGCTGGCCGAGCTGACCGAGGTGATCGACCGCTACCGCCGGGCCGAACCCGGCTCCTGCGCCCCCGAGGGCACCCGCCGGGTCCAGGTGCAGCTCCAGGTGCTGCCGGTCTTCGACGAGGTGCAGCAGTGA
- a CDS encoding MFS transporter, which produces MKGLIGLFTAGTISQIGSRMTFLAVPWLVLVTTGSPTRMGLAAAAEWLPYVLAAPLGAPLLDRFGARRIAIGADLASALATAAVALGYVGGFGSLLALLVVAGALRGMGDNAKRMLLPRTIAASGVDITRAASVYDGVNRLAGLLGAGIGGSVIVWLGAPGAVLFDGATFAVCALLVWLLVPADTAGGPVPLTGLAKVLAAPREPYLTAIRGGARYLREDRLMVGILALLFVTNLADQANAAVFVPLWVDQVLHSPIALGFTGGAFALGAVLGNIGFTALAPRAPRYAVFTIGFLLGGAPRLFTLALSDTLTLVLAVSFVGGLAMAAVNPILSAVSFERVPEHLQARVLSLSTAIAYAGIPLGGLVGGWAVNGMGLTWSLALFGGLYLAATLLPVVDRQTWRQLDRRPDAAATVPAPRRPEPAESSPGVEVGVA; this is translated from the coding sequence GTGAAGGGCCTGATCGGACTGTTCACCGCCGGCACGATCTCCCAGATCGGCAGCCGGATGACGTTCCTGGCGGTGCCGTGGCTGGTGCTGGTCACCACCGGCAGCCCGACCCGGATGGGCCTGGCCGCCGCCGCCGAGTGGCTGCCGTACGTGCTCGCCGCCCCGCTGGGCGCACCCCTGCTCGACCGGTTCGGCGCCCGCCGCATCGCCATCGGCGCCGACCTGGCCAGCGCACTGGCCACGGCGGCGGTGGCGCTCGGCTACGTCGGCGGCTTCGGTTCGCTGCTGGCGCTGCTGGTCGTCGCCGGGGCGCTGCGCGGCATGGGCGACAACGCCAAGCGGATGCTGCTGCCGCGCACCATCGCCGCGTCCGGCGTGGACATCACCCGCGCCGCCTCGGTGTACGACGGCGTCAACCGGCTCGCGGGCCTGCTCGGCGCGGGCATCGGCGGCAGCGTCATCGTCTGGCTCGGCGCACCCGGCGCGGTCCTGTTCGACGGGGCCACGTTCGCGGTGTGCGCCCTGCTGGTCTGGCTCCTCGTCCCGGCCGACACGGCCGGCGGGCCGGTGCCCCTGACCGGGCTGGCGAAGGTGCTGGCCGCGCCCCGGGAGCCGTACCTGACCGCGATCCGGGGCGGCGCCCGCTACCTGCGCGAGGACCGGCTGATGGTGGGCATCCTGGCCCTGCTGTTCGTGACCAACCTGGCCGACCAGGCCAACGCGGCCGTCTTCGTGCCGCTCTGGGTCGACCAGGTGCTGCACTCGCCGATCGCGCTCGGCTTCACCGGCGGCGCGTTCGCGCTGGGCGCGGTGCTGGGCAACATCGGCTTCACCGCGCTGGCGCCGCGCGCCCCCCGGTATGCCGTGTTCACCATCGGGTTCCTGCTCGGCGGGGCGCCCCGGCTGTTCACACTGGCCCTGTCGGACACGCTGACCCTGGTGCTGGCGGTGTCGTTCGTGGGCGGCCTGGCGATGGCGGCCGTCAACCCGATCCTGTCGGCGGTCAGCTTCGAGCGGGTGCCCGAGCATCTCCAGGCCCGGGTGCTGAGCCTGTCCACCGCGATCGCGTACGCCGGGATCCCGCTGGGCGGCCTGGTCGGCGGCTGGGCCGTGAACGGGATGGGCCTGACCTGGTCGCTGGCGCTGTTCGGCGGGCTGTACCTGGCCGCCACCCTGCTGCCGGTCGTCGACCGGCAGACCTGGCGCCAGCTGGACCGCCGCCCGGACGCCGCCGCCACCGTGCCCGCCCCGCGCCGTCCCGAACCGGCGGAGAGCTCGCCCGGGGTCGAGGTCGGCGTCGCCTGA